In Kaistella sp. 97-N-M2, the sequence TATAATGAAAATGCTGAGCATTTAAGTCCCACTTTTAATTTCTGGGACAGCACCGCCAATGATACGTACATACAAGCGGGAGATGGCTACCCAGGCCAGGCTTATGCCCAGTGGAATGCAGCGACGCCACCAGGGGAAGGGAGTGGAACAAAAGCTACAGGTGATATTACGAGCACTAAAGAACCAACCGGATTTGTAAAAGTAGGTCAAGGATTTATGGCAAGAACTACAGCTGCTTCAAAAATTATTACTTTTAAAAATACAATGAGATCTAAAGAAGTTTCCCAAGGTTTTTTCGGAAAAGGAGCGAGGGGAGCCGTTCCGTTTGACCGTTACTGGCTGAATATGACGAGCCCGAGTAATATTACTTCCCAAATTGCAATGGTGTATTTCGAAGGGGGTGATAATGGATATACCAAGGAAGATTCAAGATCATTAGGTGGTTCAGATGCGATTTACAGTATCGTCGAGGGTCAACAGATTTCCATCAATGGTAAAAATTCTTGTGTGAATACGGATGTGCAGCCCTTAGGAAGCAAACATTTCGTCAGCGGAAATTATACGATTGCTCTCGGTGAACAATTAGATGGTGTTTTTGCCAACGGACAGTCAATCTATCTTAAAGACAAACAAGTAGGCATTATTACGAATTTAAGTCAGGGAAGTTATACATTCGCCGCAAATGCAGGGGAAAGTACAGGCAGATTTGAAATTATTTATCAGCCGGAAACGGTTTTGGCAACGGATGGGGTTACAAAGGAAAACCTTCTTGTGTACAGAGATGGAAGTGATTTCGTCGTGAAATCTTCAACAAAAAAAATAACGTCAATCCAGGTGCTGGATACAAGCGGAAGATTAATTTTAAGTCTTCAACCCAACGAAATAATGGCACGAATTAAGGCGGACTCGTTATCAAATGGAATATATTTCCTGCGAATTGAACAGGGTAACCAGGTGAGTGCGAAGAAAATTATAAAATAATCTTCGTCGTTTTTTATCAATTTATTACATTTGATTTATATCTTTGCCTATATTATGCTTTTGATGAGAAAATTTGTTTCGGTCTTCATGCTTTTGTTTTACCTCGCGGTCCCTGCGCAGCAGGAGACTAACCCATTTGCGGCCGCGGAAAATGAAAGCAATGAAACCGGTACGAAGGATAATGGACAAAAAATCGAGCCCCCGACGGCTAATAGCGTCGGAAATCCAGCAGATCCCACTCCCGTCGACGACTACCTTCCGCTTCTCCTATTGACCGGCGTGGGCATTATCGTTTACACGACGTACAGGAAAAAACAAATGACAAAGTCTTAAAATATCAAAACCCGGAATTCCCGGGTTTTTTTGTTTAAAATAATGGCTGAACGTCTGCACATTAGATAAAGTTGAGAGCACGGCAACGAAAAAGAATATTTGAAGGCTGATAATTATTTTGTAAATTTGCGCGCTACTGAACATCGCGAGATTAAATCGTTGGGGAAGGCAGGTGCATCAACTAATCTTACTGAATAATGAATTACCGCAAGGGTTTTAAGAGCAAAATTTACAGTGGCGATAATATTGTCAATCTTTCCGACGTAAGATATCTGCCGCGCTGGATCATTTTGATGATCGATATTTTTCTCATCTTTCTGGCGACCCTTTTCTCGTCGTACATTATTTCAAAACTCAGCTATAATAAGGAGGTTTTTTATAATAACGTGCACATGTTTACGGTGATTGTGGGCGTCAGCGTGGCCTTTATGTATATTTTTAAAACATACGCGGGCATTATCCGCCATTCCACCTTCATTGATCTTTTTAAACTTCTGCTCTCTACTTTTTGCAGTACGCTGACGGTTTTTGTGATCAGTTATACGTATTACATGATCACTGACTTTAAACTGGTGAGCGCGCACATCCCGTTTTTTACCATTTTCTTTGCTTCTTCTTTCATGATCCTTTTTATGTTCCGCCTTTTTGTGAAAGAATTTTTCCACATTGTTCGCGAGTTCAGACGCAGCACACTGAAGAAGCGCATCATCGTACTCGGTATCGACGAAACTTCAATCGCCATCGCGCGAGCGGTGCTCGATAACCCGAATCTGCCGTATCAGATTGTAGGTTTTTTAACGCAGCGGCTGGATTCACGCCGGGCGCATCTCTTAGGAAAGCCCATCTACACGAAAGATAAGATTGAAAATAATTCGAAAGAAAATCTGGCTTTAGATGGGGTGCTGATTATTAAAGAAATGATGTCGAAGGAAGAGATGAATTCCTGGGCGAACCTTTTTCTGGAGAAAGATCTGCAGATCTATACGTCACCATCGGTACAAAAACTTCGGGACAGTGATCTGGGAGGTTCCATTAAAAATCTCCAGATCGAAGATCTGCTGAACCGAAAACCCATCAAAATTGAAAACGAGGAAGTTAATAAAAGGCATTACAGCAATACTATTCTTATTACGGGTGGTGCAGGGTCTATTGGGAGCGAAATCGTGCGTCAGGTTTCGCAGTTTAATCCGGAGTTGATTGTTATTTTAGATCAGGCGGAAACGCCGCTTTATGAAATAGAACACGAAATGCGGGAGAAGTACCCGATGATCAATTTTAAATTTGTGCTTGCCGATATTTCAAACCGCCACCGCATCGAGCCGCTCTTTCAGAAATATCAGTTTTCAATGGTTTACCATGCGGCAGCGTACAAACACGTCCCCCTAATCGAAGAAAATCCGCACGAAGCTGTGCTGGTGAATATTCTGGGCAGCAAGAATCTGTCGACGTTAGCCAGCAAGTATAAGGTGAACCGCTTTGTGATGATTTCTACCGATAAAGCCGTGAAACCGACGAACGTCATGGGTGCATCGAAAAGGGTTGCGGAGCTTTTTGTGCAGGCGCTGCAAAATTCCGAAAATAATGTCACCAAATTTATAACCACGCGTTTTGGTAATGTTTTAGGGTCGAACGGGTCGGTTATTCCGCATTTTAAGAAGCAGATCGAAAATGGTGGTCCGGTTACCATTACGCATCCCGACATTGTACGCTATTTTATGACGATCCCGGAAGCGTGCGAACTGGTGCTGCACGCGGGAACGATGGGTAAAGGAGGAGAGATCTTTGTTTTCGATATGGGAGAACCGGTGAAAATTATTGACCTTGCGAAAAGAATGATTAAACTTTCGGGCTTTGAGCCCGACATCGATATCAAAATCATCTACACTGGTCTTCGCCCGGGTGAAAAACTGTATGAAGAACTTTTGAGCGACGATGCGAAAACGATGCCGACGCATAACGATAAGATTATGATCTCGAAAGATCCCAATATGGAATTCGGAGAAATAGAGAAATTTACAAACCATCTGATTAAGGCGGCCATACGGCGCGAAAAGGTAGAGGTTGTACAAATTCTGAAAGACGTTGTGCCGGAATTTAAAAGCAATAACTCGATTTACGAAGTTTTGGATAAGTAATTTAGAATTGTATATTTGCAAGACTTTTTTTTAAATGGCTATAATGAATAAAAACATATTTCTCTTCTTCGTCGCGATGCTGCTGTTGGTAACTTCCTGTAAAACAAGAGACAAGACCAGTGAGCTTAATTACATGCAGAATGTAGAGCAGGTTGCTACGGAGACCGCTCTTAAAACCGCGGGCAACACCATCCAGAAAGGAGACCAGTTGGTGATTTTTGTGAGTGCCAGGAATATGGAAGTGGTACGACCTTTTAACCAAGGTTACTATACTTCACCTGATCCTACTATTTCTAATGCGCCTAATAGTGAGAAGGTGTATCTGGTTGATAGTGAGGGTGACATAGATTTTCCGGTAATTGGGAAATTAAATACTACCGATAAAACTTTAGAAACATTCAGAACAGAATTAACTGACAGGGTATCAAGGTATGTGAAAAATCCTACCGTTACTATGCGGCTTGCCAATTTCAAAGTCACTTTCCTGGGAGAAGTTGCGCGTCCCGGACAAATTTCAGTGCCGGAAGGTCAAACTACTTTGCTTAATGCATTGGGTTTAGTGGGTGATGTAACGATGTATGCTAAGAGAGATGGTATTCTTATTGTGCGAAATGTGAATGGTACGATCGAAAAGGCAAGAATAAGTTTGATGGATGATAATTTAATCAATTCTCCATATTTTCAGCTTAAGCAGAATGACGTGATTTACGTATCTTCAAACGAAAAGAAAGAGAAAATCTCACGTCAGGATCCGAATATTAATATCTATATTGCTGTAGCAGGTATGGTAGTAGGTCTTGCCGGAATCTTCATTACTATTTTTAGGAATTAATTTTTTATCATATTCAT encodes:
- a CDS encoding nucleoside-diphosphate sugar epimerase/dehydratase; this translates as MNYRKGFKSKIYSGDNIVNLSDVRYLPRWIILMIDIFLIFLATLFSSYIISKLSYNKEVFYNNVHMFTVIVGVSVAFMYIFKTYAGIIRHSTFIDLFKLLLSTFCSTLTVFVISYTYYMITDFKLVSAHIPFFTIFFASSFMILFMFRLFVKEFFHIVREFRRSTLKKRIIVLGIDETSIAIARAVLDNPNLPYQIVGFLTQRLDSRRAHLLGKPIYTKDKIENNSKENLALDGVLIIKEMMSKEEMNSWANLFLEKDLQIYTSPSVQKLRDSDLGGSIKNLQIEDLLNRKPIKIENEEVNKRHYSNTILITGGAGSIGSEIVRQVSQFNPELIVILDQAETPLYEIEHEMREKYPMINFKFVLADISNRHRIEPLFQKYQFSMVYHAAAYKHVPLIEENPHEAVLVNILGSKNLSTLASKYKVNRFVMISTDKAVKPTNVMGASKRVAELFVQALQNSENNVTKFITTRFGNVLGSNGSVIPHFKKQIENGGPVTITHPDIVRYFMTIPEACELVLHAGTMGKGGEIFVFDMGEPVKIIDLAKRMIKLSGFEPDIDIKIIYTGLRPGEKLYEELLSDDAKTMPTHNDKIMISKDPNMEFGEIEKFTNHLIKAAIRREKVEVVQILKDVVPEFKSNNSIYEVLDK
- a CDS encoding polysaccharide biosynthesis/export family protein, yielding MNKNIFLFFVAMLLLVTSCKTRDKTSELNYMQNVEQVATETALKTAGNTIQKGDQLVIFVSARNMEVVRPFNQGYYTSPDPTISNAPNSEKVYLVDSEGDIDFPVIGKLNTTDKTLETFRTELTDRVSRYVKNPTVTMRLANFKVTFLGEVARPGQISVPEGQTTLLNALGLVGDVTMYAKRDGILIVRNVNGTIEKARISLMDDNLINSPYFQLKQNDVIYVSSNEKKEKISRQDPNINIYIAVAGMVVGLAGIFITIFRN